A single Salmo trutta chromosome 14, fSalTru1.1, whole genome shotgun sequence DNA region contains:
- the LOC115147454 gene encoding cyclic AMP-dependent transcription factor ATF-4: protein MSLLTSQLVLEDVGALLLDNWFLTADPMGPRLDQDEEDDLPPSLSSFSSSRSPSLSNPSASSFSPSSFSLSPSPSHLSSSDSLPTSPRPSFLGSSKAGFGVEDHPMPLTPWLDSSELLHSHMGTNFCRDDAFLGMDWMAEKIDLSDFDLDSLIGSCCSNAPPSSPEELLASLETQMDLDLVDPFTAPIPAPHEVLSLGIPLADLPSLDVPEEEVRDEVRGHVVTVQDQEVVVKSEPQSPAPLSMGYTLELGSEVDVDVLEVKTTHTPTTIISEPSDSLQTTAPIVLSLLPSGHFVVVLSPKEEPTIIPTSTLSASSSCDDQSDDSDSGIDSVSSSPPHHPSSSPSPSPSIAGSSRTKPYSKPEPETTSPTTLSGKVKSVSGAPKVVEKKLKKMEQNKTAATRYRQKKKSEQEVLSAECSELEQRNRELAEKADGISREIQYLRDLMEEVRSAKNRKKTTVSVA from the exons ATGTCCCTGTTGACTTCCCAACTGGTCTTGGAGGACGTTGGGGCCCTGTTACTGGACAACTGGTTTCTGACGGCTGACCCCATGGGGCCCCGTCTGGACCAAGATGAAGAGGATgatctacccccctctctctcctccttctcttcttcccgctccccctctctctccaacccttctgcctcctccttctctccctcctcttttagtttgtctccttccccctcccatctctcGTCCTCCGACTCCCTCCCTACATCCCCTCGTCCCTCGTTCCTGGGGAGCAGCAAGGCCGGGTTCGGGGTAGAGGACCACCCGATGCCGTTGACTCCGTGGCTGGACTCTAGCGAGCTGCTCCATTCCCACATGGGAACAAACTTCTGCAGAG ATGATGCGTTTTTGGGCATGGACTGGATGGCTGAGAAGATAGACCTGAGTGACTTCGACCTGGACTCACTGATTGGTTCCTGTTGTTCCAACGCCCCGCCCAGTTCCCCCGAGGAGCTCCTGGCCTCCCTGGAGACCCAGATGGACCTAGACCTGGTGGACCCCTTCACCGCCCCAATCCCTGCCCCACACGAGGTGCTCTCCCTGGGCATCCCTCTGGCTGACCTCCCCTCCCTGGATGTCCCTGAGGAAGAGGTAAgggatgaggtcagaggtcatgtgGTGACGGTTCAGGATCAAGAGGTCGTGGTGAAGTCTGAGCCACAGTCTCCAGCACCCCTCTCCATGGGATATACCCTCGAGCTGGGGAGCGAAGTGGACGTTGATGTCTTGGAAGTCAAGACCACCCACACTCCAACTACCATCATCTCTGAGCCCAGCGACAGCCTCCAGACCACCGCCCCTATCGtcctctccctcctgccctcAGGCCACTTCGTGGTGGTCCTCTCCCCTAAAGAGGAGCCAACCATCATCCCCACATCAACCCTCTCAGCCTCCAGTAGCTGTGATGACCAGTCTGATGACAGCGACTCCGGCATCGACTCTGTATCCAgctcccctcctcaccacccatcttcctccccctctccttctccctccataGCCGGGTCCTCCAGGACCAAACCCTACTCCAAACCTGAACCTGAGACTACATCCCCCACAACCCTCAGCGGCAAGGTCAAATCAGTATCGGGGGCGCCCAAGGTCGTGGAGAAGAAGCTCAAGAAGATGGAGCAGAACAAGACGGCAGCGACACGTTACCGACAGAAGAAGAAGAGCGAACAGGAAGTGCTGAGCGCGGAGTGTTCCGAGCTGGAGCAGAGGAACCGTGAGCTGGCAGAGAAGGCTGACGGCATCAGCAGAGAGATCCAGTACCTCAGAGATCTGATGGAGGAGGTCCGCTCAGCAAAGAACAGGAAGAAGACCACTGTTAGTGTGGCGTAG